A genomic segment from Streptomyces sp. NBC_00237 encodes:
- a CDS encoding GNAT family N-acetyltransferase yields the protein MPASTDTGADPGSSARPSNEETLELRLPDEFVARFRTPETADAAEEETRPQGDLLDSVAGWSAAATPEGKFRLRFVDPAADLPLLTRWMNDPAVAAFWELAGPEEVTAAHLRPQLEGDGRSVPCLGVLDGVPMSYWEIYRADLDPLARHYPARPHDTGVHLLLGPVADRGRGLGTLLLRAVADLVLDHRPACSRVVAEPDLRNTPSVAAFLGAGFRLTAEVDLPGKRAALMIRDRAHRHQL from the coding sequence ATTCCTGCGAGCACCGACACCGGAGCCGACCCGGGCTCCTCCGCAAGGCCGAGCAACGAGGAGACCCTGGAGCTCCGGCTGCCCGACGAGTTCGTCGCACGGTTCAGAACGCCGGAGACCGCCGACGCCGCCGAGGAGGAGACCCGGCCGCAGGGCGACCTCCTGGACTCCGTCGCGGGCTGGTCGGCGGCGGCCACCCCCGAGGGCAAGTTCCGGCTCCGCTTCGTGGACCCGGCGGCGGACCTGCCGCTCCTCACCCGGTGGATGAACGATCCCGCAGTCGCCGCCTTCTGGGAGCTGGCAGGGCCCGAGGAGGTCACCGCGGCCCACCTGCGCCCCCAACTCGAAGGCGACGGACGCAGCGTCCCCTGCCTCGGCGTCCTCGACGGCGTCCCGATGAGCTACTGGGAGATCTACCGGGCCGACCTCGACCCGCTGGCCCGCCACTACCCGGCCCGCCCGCACGACACGGGCGTGCATCTCCTCCTGGGCCCCGTCGCCGACCGAGGACGCGGCCTGGGCACTCTGCTCCTGCGAGCCGTCGCCGACCTCGTACTGGACCACCGGCCGGCCTGCTCCCGGGTCGTCGCCGAACCCGACCTCCGCAACACCCCGTCCGTCGCGGCCTTCCTCGGTGCGGGTTTCCGCCTCACCGCCGAAGTCGACCTCCCCGGCAAACGCGCCGCACTCATGATCCGCGACCGAGCCCACCGGCATCAGCTGTAA
- a CDS encoding IucA/IucC family siderophore biosynthesis protein has protein sequence MSKAHNAPHRPQPAQGARPDLLDHPDPQTAADAAAVENLLRCWVRETGLPRPQGSTLRIPLPKTGTSLLVPVRYWSVAGWHRFGMPVLACGPAHAPTADAVTLAALFGRESAPDAVPDAAAGSVPGSVSDPVPGPVSGGGAACGTAGAHRPEGADLVGRVADSVRRTADFLADRRRAPGPEGGSEGGAEGSVDLFLAAEQSLLLGHPTHPTPKSREGLSEAEARRYSPELRGSFPLHWMAVDRSVLAQDSAWTERGRTLKAEQLAMRLAGDLRVPEGTVPLPLHPWQARELALRPAVAALLAEGQLHDLGPSGDAWYPTSSVRTVHRPGAATMLKLSLGLRITNSRRENLRKELHRGVEVHRLLRGGLAEQWHAAHPGFDIVRDPAWLAVDSPDGEPVPGLDVMVRHNPFGPADDAVCIAGLTAPRPWPGRTGMHSRLADCVARLASRTGKPVGAVSAEWFLRYLDQVVRPVLWLDGTAGVALEAHQQNTLALLDRDGWPVGGRYRDNQGYYFRESHRDTLEARLPGIGEHSDTFVSDAVTDERFAYYLGINNILGLIGAFGAQRLADERVLIAALRQFLGKSTGLGSALPAQLLERPTLRCKANLLTRLHGLDELVGPVDTQSVYVTIANPLRP, from the coding sequence ATGTCCAAGGCACACAACGCGCCGCACCGTCCGCAGCCCGCCCAGGGTGCGCGGCCCGACCTCCTCGACCACCCCGACCCGCAGACGGCGGCGGACGCGGCGGCCGTCGAGAACCTCCTGCGCTGCTGGGTGCGCGAGACCGGTCTGCCCCGCCCGCAGGGGAGCACCCTGCGCATCCCGCTTCCGAAGACCGGCACCTCCCTCCTGGTGCCCGTCCGCTACTGGTCCGTCGCGGGATGGCACCGCTTCGGGATGCCGGTGCTGGCCTGTGGCCCCGCGCACGCTCCGACGGCCGACGCGGTCACCCTCGCGGCCCTCTTCGGCAGGGAGTCGGCACCGGACGCGGTGCCGGATGCGGCGGCGGGCTCGGTACCCGGCTCCGTGTCGGATCCGGTGCCGGGCCCTGTGTCGGGAGGAGGGGCTGCCTGCGGCACCGCCGGAGCCCATCGGCCGGAAGGAGCCGACCTGGTCGGCCGGGTCGCCGACTCCGTGCGCAGGACCGCCGACTTCCTCGCCGACCGCCGCCGCGCCCCCGGCCCGGAGGGCGGGAGCGAGGGAGGGGCCGAGGGGTCTGTCGACCTCTTCCTCGCCGCCGAACAGTCCCTGCTCCTCGGGCACCCGACGCACCCCACACCCAAGAGCAGGGAAGGGCTCTCCGAAGCCGAAGCGCGCCGCTACTCACCCGAGTTGAGGGGTTCGTTCCCTCTGCACTGGATGGCCGTCGACCGTTCCGTACTCGCCCAGGACTCCGCCTGGACGGAACGCGGGCGCACCCTCAAGGCCGAGCAGCTCGCCATGCGGCTGGCCGGAGACCTGCGCGTACCGGAAGGGACCGTGCCGCTTCCGCTCCACCCCTGGCAGGCCCGCGAACTGGCACTGCGCCCGGCCGTCGCCGCGCTCCTCGCCGAAGGGCAGCTGCACGACCTCGGCCCGTCCGGCGACGCGTGGTACCCGACCTCCTCCGTGCGTACGGTGCACAGGCCAGGGGCCGCGACGATGCTCAAGCTCTCCCTCGGCCTGCGCATCACCAACTCCCGCCGCGAGAACCTCCGCAAGGAACTCCACCGGGGCGTCGAGGTGCACCGCCTGCTGCGCGGCGGACTCGCCGAGCAGTGGCACGCCGCACACCCCGGCTTCGACATCGTCCGCGACCCGGCCTGGCTCGCCGTCGACTCCCCGGATGGCGAACCCGTTCCCGGCCTCGACGTCATGGTCCGGCACAATCCCTTCGGGCCCGCCGACGACGCCGTCTGCATCGCGGGCCTGACCGCGCCCCGCCCCTGGCCGGGACGGACCGGCATGCACTCCCGCCTCGCGGACTGCGTGGCGCGGCTCGCTTCCCGTACCGGAAAGCCCGTGGGAGCCGTCTCCGCCGAGTGGTTCCTGCGCTACCTCGACCAGGTCGTACGCCCCGTGCTCTGGCTCGACGGCACGGCGGGCGTCGCCCTGGAGGCCCACCAGCAGAACACCCTGGCCCTGCTCGACCGCGACGGCTGGCCCGTCGGCGGCCGCTACCGCGACAACCAGGGCTACTACTTCCGCGAGTCCCACCGCGACACCCTCGAAGCACGCCTGCCCGGCATCGGCGAACACAGCGACACCTTCGTCAGCGACGCCGTCACGGACGAACGCTTCGCCTACTACCTCGGCATCAACAACATCCTCGGTCTGATCGGCGCGTTCGGCGCCCAGCGTCTCGCCGACGAGCGGGTCCTGATCGCCGCCCTGCGCCAGTTCCTCGGCAAGTCCACCGGCCTCGGCTCCGCGCTGCCCGCCCAGCTCCTGGAGAGGCCGACCCTCCGCTGCAAGGCCAACCTGCTCACCCGGCTGCACGGCCTGGACGAGCTCGTGGGCCCGGTCGACACCCAGTCCGTCTACGTCACCATCGCCAACCCCCTCCGCCCCTGA